In a genomic window of Rhododendron vialii isolate Sample 1 chromosome 12a, ASM3025357v1:
- the LOC131312143 gene encoding BTB/POZ domain-containing protein At1g67900-like translates to MKFMKLGSRPDTFYTTEAVRAVSSEVSSDLIVQVQGSRYLLHKFPLLSKCLLLQRLCSETPETKHHQIVQLPDFPGGIEAFELCAKFCYGITITLSAHNIVSARCAAEYLQMTDEAEKGNLIYKIEVFFNSCILNGWRDSIVTLQGTKSLPSWSEELGITSRCIEAIASKVLANPSRVNLSNSCSRRGRDDISWCNGSESQRHDKHVTKGWWAEDIAELGIDLYWRTMIAIKSVGKPPSNLIGEALRIYASRWLPNISKDSNNANRMESDSDSAGKINSKHRLLLETITSLLPPEKGAVSCSFLLKLLKAANILNASNSSKMELARRVGIQLEEAKVSDLLIPSLSSDMVYDVEMVLNILEQFMLQGQSPPTSPVRAKGGFERRRRSRSEEKVDSEFQESRRSSSASHSSKIKVAKLVDGFLQEIAHDRNLPMSKFIAVAEAVPEFARLDHDDLYRAIDIYLKAHPDLNKSERKNLCRILDCKKLSMEACTHAAQNERLPLRVVVQVLFFEQARATTSGGRVTDIPSNIRALLTSNGDPRRPMTASFSTNATGPAEDQWSISGQKSPTSRISTLRMKLAEDDDLDESFADRIGSSSRAKASNCLLPGRPKGMFSKLWPISRSASQRH, encoded by the exons ATGAAGTTTATGAAACTCGGATCGCGGCCGGATACTTTCTACACCACTGAAGCAGTGAG GGCAGTCTCCTCGGAAGTGTCCAGTGATCTCATAGTTCAGGTCCAGGGAAGTAGATATTTGCTTCACAAG TTTCCCCTGCTCTCCAAGTGCTTGCTTCTCCAAAGACTTTGCTCCGAAACCCCCGAAACCAAACACCACCAGATAGTCCAGCTCCCGGATTTTCCTGGTGGCATTGAGGCGTTCGAATTGTGTGCAAAGTTTTGCTATGGCATCACGATTACCCTCTCTGCTCACAACATTGTGTCGGCCAGATGCGCGGCCGAATACCTCCAGATGACAGATGAAGCAGAAAAGGGAAACTTGATATACAAAATTGAagttttcttcaattcttgcaTACTTAACGGGTGGAGGGACTCAATTGTGACCCTCCAAGGTACTAAATCCTTGCCATCTTGGTCAGAGGAGCTTGGCATCACAAGCAGATGCATTGAGGCGATTGCATCAAAAGTGCTAGCCAACCCGTCAAGGGTAAACTTGTCAAATAGTTGTTCGCGGAGGGGTAGGGATGACATTTCGTGGTGTAACGGATCGGAGAGCCAACGACATGATAAGCACGTAACCAAAGGGTGGTGGGCTGAAGATATAGCAGAATTAGGCATAGACCTGTACTGGAGAACCATGATAGCCATCAAATCTGTTGGAAAGCCGCCTTCGAATCTCATAGGAGAGGCATTGCGAATATACGCATCCCGATGGCTACCTAACATATCAAAAGACTCGAATAATGCCAACCGAATGGAGTCAGACTCGGACTCAGCTGGGAAGATAAATTCAAAGCATAGGCTGCTTTTGGAAACAATAACAAGCTTACTTCCACCGGAGAAAGGCGCCGTTTCTTGTAGCTTCTTGCTTAAACTCTTGAAAGCAGCCAATATACTCAATGCATCGAACTCTTCGAAGATGGAATTGGCAAGGAGGGTTGGGATTCAACTAGAGGAAGCAAAAGTGAGTGATTTGTTGATTCCCTCCCTATCGAGCGACATGGTTTACGATGTTGAAATGGTTTTGAACATATTAGAGCAATTCATGTTGCAAGGGCAGAGTCCCCCAACTAGTCCTGTGAGAGCTAAGGGCGGGTTCGAGAGAAGGAGGAGGTCTCGATCCGAGGAGAAGGTGGATTCGGAGTTTCAGGAGAGCAGGAGGTCTTCTTCGGCGTCTCATAGCTCGAAAATCAAGGTGGCAAAACTTGTGGATGGTTTTCTTCAAGAGATAGCACATGATAGGAATTTGCCAATGTCAAAGTTCATTGCAGTAGCAGAAGCTGTACCAGAATTTGCAAGGCTTGATCATGATGATCTATACAGGGCAATTGACATTTATCTCAAG GCACACCCGGATCTCAACAAAAGCGAAAGAAAGAACTTGTGCCGAATTCTAGACTGCAAAAAGTTGTCGATGGAAGCCTGCACGCATGCAGCTCAAAACGAGCGACTCCCGTTGAGGGTGGTGGTGCAAGTCCTCTTCTTTGAGCAAGCCAGGGCTACAACATCCGGTGGCCGAGTGACCGACATCCCTAGCAACATCAGGGCACTTCTTACGTCAAACGGTGACCCAAGAAGGCCAATGACTGCATCATTTAGCACCAATGCCACTGGTCCAGCCGAGGACCAGTGGAGCATTTCAGGGCAAAAATCGCCCACGTCGAGGATTTCTACTCTGAGGATgaagctggcggaagacgacgATTTGGATGAGAGTTTCGCGGATAGGATCGGGAGTTCGTCGAGAGCTAAGGCTAGTAATTGCTTGCTCCCCGGTAGGCCAAAAGGGATGTTTAGTAAGTTGTGGCCCATTAGTAGAAGTGCAAGCCAAAGGCATTGA
- the LOC131310901 gene encoding uncharacterized protein LOC131310901 — MEINEDHITNIYAKVEVPPELRMNSPTSATGLTRQGSNAKTNNCLCSPTTHAGSFRCRLHRVPPALQRTKSTDSRSLKDSRSKANMSAAETTNTGNTVEAQ, encoded by the coding sequence ATGGAGATCAATGAAGATCATATAACCAACATTTATGCTAAAGTAGAGGTTCCGCCGGAGCTGAGGATGAACTCGCCAACATCCGCAACCGGGCTCACGAGGCAGGGGAGTAATGCAAAGACCAACAACTGCCTGTGCTCTCCAACGACCCACGCAGGGTCGTTCCGGTGCAGGCTCCACCGGGTACCACCGGCTCTCCAGCGGACCAAGAGCACCGACTCGAGATCGCTCAAAGACTCCCGTTCCAAGGCTAATATGAGTGCTGCTGAAACTACCAATACTGGAAACACAGTTGAGGCTCAGTAA